A DNA window from Argopecten irradians isolate NY chromosome 10, Ai_NY, whole genome shotgun sequence contains the following coding sequences:
- the LOC138333840 gene encoding neuronal acetylcholine receptor subunit alpha-10-like: MNVLVFCVGMAFTKYTYGTVLNGTEKLLFQDLFRTYDTTPRPVNNISLPVVIKFGVALNQILDLDEKKQVMTTSMWIQESWVDENLQWDPRDYAGLDTLMVASTYVWVPDIFIFNTAGGELDGFVNVTGSKLMIKNDGGIKWTVPLMIKSACSMDVKFFPYDSQRCRINFGSWIYDGTKIDLHPYPTEPDLREYMLNSEFDLLGVTLDRTVANETCCPGPGSHPMINFGIRIQRKSIFYDYIVIAPTIMLCVLTLATFLLPCHHGEKISIGLTVFLTLYVLQLLIAENVPDTNTTPILGIFIFLVMTMNCISMIMATVVLIIKKHGSLKPVPLVPAWVMWFCETCLSKLVCTKIRYWNFKFDLCAEEQEFVSEPRDRSCMVMTDPLGRKHQRMTEYSPEAGGTIADVYDSLDVGDYVQMNLCYNDNEIVTNGETTKHQGNGSVRQCSSTCVTPNKRDLGVDDADCDMTSYRRMLRNRRSYRRAIHTDDIEEEAMRLNNEPQTNEEYMELVYRINRSRAVMERKRQWYFVAEVVDKALFLVYLVSMFVTITTVLVIVPSTARMT; encoded by the exons gCACTGTACTGAACGGGACTGAGAAGTTACTATTTCAGGATCTGTTCCGGACTTACGATACAACCCCTCGGCCAGTGAACAACATCAGCCTACCTGTTGTCATCAAGTTTGGCGTGGCGCTCAATCAAATTCTCGATCTG GACGAGAAGAAACAAGTGATGACAACATCCATGTGGATACAAGAG AGTTGGGTGGACGAAAACTTACAGTGGGACCCCAGAGACTATGCTGGACTTGACACTCTGATGGTAGCCTCAACGTATGTCTGGGTCCCCGACATCTTTATCTTCAACAC GGCGGGAGGAGAATTGGACGGTTTTGTTAACGTGACCGGAAGTAAGTTGATGATTAAGAATGATGGCGGCATCAAATGGACAGTTCCATTGATGATTAAAAGCGCATGCTCAATGGATGTCAAATTCTTCCCATACGACAGTCAGCGTTGCAGGATAAATTTCGGATCATGGATATATGACGGAACAAAAATAGACTTGCACCCATATCCTACCGAACCAGACCTTAGAGAATACATGCTGAACAGCGAGTTTGACCTACTAGGGGTCACGTTGGACAGAACGGTAGCCAACGAGACATGTTGTCCTGGGCCGGGAAGTCATCCTATGATTAACTTTGGCATCCGAATCCAGCGTAAATCTATATTTTATGACTATATTGTGATAGCACCCACAATTATGCTGTGCGTTCTCACCCTTGCTACCTTCCTCCTGCCCTGTCACCACGGCGAGAAGATATCTATTGGGCTTACAGTGTTTCTCACACTGTATGTATTACAATTGTTGATCGCTGAAAATGTTCCTGACACCAACACAACCCCTATTTTAG GTATCTTTATATTCCTCGTTATGACCATGAACTGTATATCGATGATAATGGCTACTGTCGTTCTCATAATAAAGAAACACGGCAGCCTCAAACCGGTTCCCTTGGTTCCCGCATGGGTTATGTGGTTCTGTGAAACCTGCCTCAGCAAGCTGGTCTGCACAAAGATAAGGTACTGGAACTTCAAGTTCGATTTGTGTGCGGAGGAACAAGAATTTGTTTCTGAACCACGTGACCGATCCTGCATGGTGATGACTGACCCCTTAGGGAGAAAACATCAACGGATGACCGAGTACAGCCCCGAAGCAGGGGGTACCATAGCCGATGTCTATGATAGCCTAGATGTCGGGGACTATGTCCAAATGAATTTGTGTTACAATGACAACGAAATCGTAACAAATGGCGAGACAACAAAACACCAAGGTAACGGGAGTGTCCGGCAGTGTTCATCAACATGTGTAACCCCAAACAAACGGGACTTGGGAGTAGACGATGCTGATTGTGACATGACGTCATACAGACGTATGTTACGTAACAGGCGATCGTACAGGAGAGCCATACACACTGATGACATAGAGGAGGAAGCTATGAGATTAAACAACGAACCTCAAACCAACGAAGAATATATGGAATTGGTGTACCGTATCAACAGGTCGCGTGCTGTGATGGAGCGTAAACGTCAGTGGTATTTCGTGGCGGAAGTTGTTGATAAAGCGCTGTTTTTAGTATACCTCGTTAGTATGTTTGTAACCATAACGACAGTTCTTGTCATTGTTCCGTCTACCGCACGAATGACATAG